The window ACCGTCGATGCGATGGTCCCGCCGGTGGAGATGAGCGAGATAGTCGGGAGGTCTTCGTCGAACTCGATTTCGGAGGTTCCGTCGCTGTCGGACTGTGCGTCTTCGATGTCGTAGACGTCCGTCTCCAGTACGTCGACGTCCGCATCGTCGAGCTCGATGCCGACGTTGTAGCCGCCGTCGAGTTTGACGACGAGGTACTCGTCGGTCGAAGAGGGCATCAAGACACCTTCGTTCGTGACGCCCGCGTTGGTTACGCGGACGCGGTCCCCTGCGTTCATATCGCGGGATACCGCGGGGTCAGACTTCAAACCCACCTTTTTATCGGAGGGGTGGCTGAGCCACCCCTCCGACAAAAATCTGGAGGGAAAAAGGCCGAGAGGCTCGCGATGCTCGCCTCTCGGTGCGATTGCTGGTCAGGACAGCACGGGACGCACCCGCACAGCCACCCGTATAGTCTGCCCAGTGCTTTGATGGCCAAGACAGACCAATCGTTGCTATACTTCTACTGTCTCCTCGTCGACCTCGCCACTCGATTCGACTCGCAAAACCGTGGATTCGTAGTCTTGAATGGTGTCGCTGTAGGCTTCTTGCCCGTCTACGTACAGGGTGACGTCACAGGTTTCGGCGTCGGCCTCTCGTCTGAGTGTTTTCCCTTCACCCGGTCGTATCTCGAATTCTTCGTCTCGGCATCCCGCGTCCAACACAACCGCTCCAGAGAACGCTGGACTCACGAACACTCTCAGCATCTCAGAGCCCTCACACAGTTGGTACGGGCCGCATTCGTCTGTCGTCTCGGCGTCATCCTCGGAACGTCGAGTAGATGCATCACTCGTACAACCGGAGAGAGCGACGAGCGAGCCAGCAACCGCGAGAACCCGTCTGCGTTTCACACTGTTACAGTCGACTGACATACTAAGTGTCTTGTGAGGGTTCACCAGCGCACACGGCACAAGAGCCATCACCGTCGCAGACAACCTAGCAGACATGCAACGGTCGGACCAAAAAGAGTCTGAGCGGTCCGTCGACGACATCTTCGCCGGGCTAAATCTCGACGAGGACGAATCGACGCCGACGAAGGACTCGAAACGCGGCGGTGGTCGTCTCGGTGGCCTGTTCTCCCTCCGGACGTTCCTCGTCGCTCTCGTGCTCTCCATCGGTGGCCTCCTCGTTGGTGGCGCAATCCCCATCGTCGGGTTCGTCGGCCGCTTCGTCGGCATCGCTGCGGTCGGATTCCTCCTCGGACTCGTCGGGTCGAAGCGACGATATGTCGAAGTCGGACTCGCGGGCGCGATTGCCGCGGGCCTCGCGTTCGTCCTCTCGACGCTGTTCTCGGTGTTCGCGCCGTTCGCAGTCTCGCTCCTCGCGGACTATGGGCTCGCAATTGCGGGCGTGGGCGCGCTCAGCGGTGCCCTCGCTGGACTCGTCGGCCACTACTTCGGCCGTGATTTGAAAGACGGCCTGACGAGAGAGGTGTAGCCGGGGCGTGGCGGTGATTACTTGACGATGGAAAACCATTTTTTCAGTGACAACAGTCGAGACTCATGTTCGAGATTGGTCCCTCCCTAAAGAGGCTCCCCGATGCGTGGCGGTACGCGCTCGTCGGTGGCCTGCTTTCGCTCCCGTTTACAGTCGCCAGCTACGCGCAGACCCGTTCTGAGTTATCACTCTCGGCGGTACTCGTCGGCGGATTCCTCGCCGGATACCTCGCAACGCGGCAGACGGGTGAGAGCACGGGTGTGGGTGTCCGTGCCGGCCTCGTCGGTGCCCTCCCGGTCCTCTGGATGCTCTCCGACATGTTCGGAACTATCCGCGTGCTACCGAACCCGGTGTGGTTTTCGGCAGTGCTCGTCGCCATCGCCCTCGTCGTGGCCGTGCTCGCCTTCGGACTAGCCGCGCTTGGTGGGATGGTCGGGTCGAGACTCGGGAGTTGGGTTGCCGGCGGCCCACAGACACCAGCACCTCGGTAACGCTCAGTTCGATTCGGTTGTCACGGTCAACCAAGCCAGTACGTTTAGGCCGGTGCAGGCTGAACGTGGGCTACGCCGATTCACCGTGCGAGGCACTTTTCTATGACACCGATGGAACTCGACGACGTTCGCGTCGACGCGTACATGACGACTGGCGTGGATACCGTCTGCCCCGAGACGTGGGTGACTGATGTCGTCGACCAACTCAAGACCGGGTCGCAGTACGGTGGTCTTCCGGTCGTCGACGGCGACGACCACCTCCTCGGGTTCGTCGGCGCAATCGACATCTTGGAAGTCCACGGCAGCGAGCAAGTGAAGTCGGTCATGAGTCGGAATCCCGTCGTCGTTCGTCCGGAGATGACGGTGAAGAACGCGGCCCGCGTCATCTTCCGCACTGGCCACCAGTTCCTCCCCGTTGTGGACGACGATGGGGTTCTCCTCGGTATGTTCTCGAACGGGGACGCCGTCAGGAGTCAAATCGAGCGCACGACGCCCTCGAAGGTGCAGAGTACACGGGAGATGCTGGAACGCACCCACGGGATTTCGATTCGCGTCACCGAACGGGACGTGGCCGTCTCCTCGTTGATTCCGACGCAACGCGAAGTACACGGTGACGAACTCGAAGGTCGCACGTACGAACTCAAGAACGGCCTCGCAGAACCACTCATCGTCGTCTCCTACGGTTCTGAGACGCTCCTCGTCGACGGGCACCACCGCGCACTCGCGGCCCGGCGACTGGACATCGAACGGATGGCCGCGCACGTACTCACGGTCTCACCGGAGGAAGTCGGACAACTGGGCCTCCGACGAATCGCTCGCCTCGGCGGACTCGACTCCCTCGCGGACGTCGAAGTCAACGACTACGTACAACACCCGCTCATCGAGAAGACGGAGTCTGCCCGGTAGGAGCGACGCGCCGACTCAGTTGATTTCCCAGCCGTCACCGTTGTAGACGACGAGTCCACCCTCGGCGAGACGCTGGAGTGCCGCGTCGACCATGCCGGGGTCGGCGTTCACGTCCTTCGCAACGTCTCTGACGGTGTCGGCACCGTTCGCGAGGGACGCGAGAATCTCGGCGTAGAACCGACTGTCGGCGTCGACGCCGAGGCGTTCGTTGATTCGGTCGAGGACGTCGGTCAAGCGACCCTGGACCCACCGCTGGGCGAGTGAGAGTTCGTTGTCGAGTTCCTGTAACTTGCCGAGTTCGCGCGCGAGGTCGACGACGTCGTTCGTCTCGGTGTTCTCTACGTCGAGCGTGACGTGTGGACATCGACCGGCCATGTCGAGACTCGGACTCGGTGGGTAGGCGCTCTTCGCGCCGAACCCGTACGGTGAGACGTTCACCTCGAGTCGGAGGTTTCGCGAGATGTGGAAGTACTTTCGTCGCTGGTCGTCGGTCCGTGACTCGATGAGGCCCGCGTCTTCCAACTTTCGAAGGTGGTCGATGACGGCCTTTGGGCTGACGCCGAGGTACTCGCTTATCTCGGTGACGTAGCAGGGTTTCTGCGAAAGTAACCGCAAGATTCGACGGCGGTTTTCGTTCCCGAGTAGGTCTAGCAGTACCGCGGAGTCCATTACGTATCCACATAGTCTACGGGTAGGCAAAAGCCTGACTCATGTGGAACGTGACGCCGTAATGCGATTAGTGATTCCTCCGCACGGTTGGGTCAGGAGGCCGACGGTGGGAGACGTTCGAACGCTCGGTCGGCGAGGAACACCGCGAAGAACGACAGACCGACGGTGATGACTGCGAGCAGGACGCCAGCCTCGTACTTCAGCGGCGGATAGTAGCCGAACCCGTAGTCGAACACGTCGTTGACGAGTGCGAGTGCGAGGGCGAATCCGAGCGCACCTTTCGTCGTCGCACCGTAGCGTGGGACGAGATACGCCGCGACGAGAAATCCGAGGTGGGTGAGCATGATTCCCCAGTAGTCCCAGAGCGCCGCACCGGAAAAGCCGACGTAGAGGTCGGGACGGAGGTTCAGTGCGACGGCGGTCCAGATACCGTACTTGACCAACCAGACGAACGCGAGCGTGTGGAGGTACGCGAGCGGTCGATTGACGGGCGCGTCGGCGACGCGGCGGCCGAGGTTCGGGAGCAACGTCGCGGCTGACAGCGTCATCAACGCGAGGGCCGCCGGCGAGTCGCCGAACAGCGGGTAGAGGAACGTCGGGATGTCGGCGAGCGAAGGGTCGGAGTGGACGTAGAAACTCACGCCGACGAGGAACGCCGAGGCGTTGAGGGCGAGGAAGACGACGAGACTGGGGCCGTTTCCGAGGTAGTACTCGACCCACTCGTCGACGGCCTCGTCGAGGTCGAAATCGCGCAGACGCATCGCCGATGTGGACGGTGCGCCGGAAGAAAAGGCCGTCGGGGACGACCTGGAGGAGTCGCCGTCGAACGAGTGGCCGTCCGAGTCGAACGGGCGGCCGTCGCTGCCGAGAACAAAGGACAATTACCCCGCGGTGCCGAATCGCCGCGTATGAACGCAGCCCTCATCATCCTCGACGGGTGGGGTCTCGGTGACCACGACCGCCGCGACGCCATCAAAGCGGCGGACACGCCGAACTTCGACAACTACCGCGACGCGGGTGCCTCCGGCACGCTCATCGTCGACGGGCGGCGCGTCGGCCTTCCGGACGGCCAGATGGGTAACAGCGAAGTCGGCCACCTCAACATCGGGGCCGGCCGCGTCGTCAAACAGGCGTACACCCGCATCGGCGACAGCATCGAAGACGGGTCGTTCTACGAGAACGAGGCCATCACGGGCGCGTACGACCACGCCGAAGAGACGGGCGGCCGCGTCCACCTGATGGGTCTCGTCTCCGACGGCGGCGTCCACTCCGACCAAGAGCACCTCCACGCACTCATCGAACTCGCGGCGGACCGTGGCGTCGAGGCCGTCACTCACGCGTTCATGGACGGGCGTGACACCTCTCCGACCGGTGGCGAGGGCTACCTCACCGACCTCGAAGCAGTCGTCGACGAACAGGGAACCGGACAAGTCGCGACCGTCTCAGGGCGCTACTACGCGATGGACCGCGACCAGAACTGGGAGCGAACGAAGCGCGCCTACGACGCAATCGTCGAACGCGAGGCCGACTGGACCGCAGCGACCGCCGTCGAGGCCGTCACCGACTCGTACGACCGCGGCGACACCGACGAGTTCGTCGAACCGACACTCGTCGACGATGCACCCGCGCTCGAAGACGGCGACTCGGTCATCTTCTTCAACTTCCGCGCGGACCGCGCCCGCCAACTCGTCCGGATGCTCTGCGACATCGAACCCGAGTGGGACTTCGAGACGACGCCGCCGGAGATTCTCATGACGACGATGACGCAGTACGACAAGACGTTCGACGTGTCGGTTGCCTTCCCGCCGGAGCAACCCGAAGACACGCTGGGAGAAGTCCTCGCCGGCAAGGGGATGACCCAGATGCGCCTCGCGGAGTCCGAGAAGTACCCCCACGTCACGTACTTCCTCAACGGTGGCCGCGAAGTCGAGTTCGACGGCGAGATTCGACGTATCGTCCCGAGTCCGGACGTGCCGACGTACGACCTGCAACCCGAGATGTCCGCCGAGGAACTCACCGACACGGCCATCGACGTCATCGACTCGGACGACCCGGACGTGATGGTCCTCAACTACGCCAACCCCGACATGGTCGGGCACACCGGCGACTACGACGCGGCTATCGAGGCAGTCGAGGCCGTCGACGCACAACTCGGCCGACTCGTCGAGAGCGTCCGCGCACACGGCGGCCACGTGTGTATCACCGCCGACCACGGAAACGCGGACGACATGGGCACCGAAGACGACCCGCACACTGCGCACACCTTCAATCCAGTTCCGTTCGTCTATCTCGCCGCCGAGAACGCTGACGAATCGGCAGGCGCGGACGGCGACGCCGAGGACGCCGAGGACGCCGAGACGGACGAGTCCGAGGCGGCAGACCACCCACTCTCGGGCGGCCGAACAATCCGCGAAGGCGGGTCACTCTGCGACATCGCACCGACGATACTCGAACTGGTCGAAGTCGACCAGCCTTCGGCGATGACAGGCGAGTCGCTCCTCGAATAACGGGCTGACTGGGGAATCGGCCTCGTCCCGATATTACGCTTCGGCCCCTGCCCTGTACCGGCGGTACGCGGGGGGAACGAGTAACCCACATCCTGCGAGCGCTGCGAGTGCGACGAACTCCGGTCGAACGACTGCCTGTAGCGACCCAGTTGTGAGCGTCTCGACAGACGCGCCGGCGACGACACCTGCGACTGCCCACGGGAGTTCACCGAGTGCGGTTCCGAGTGCGAACGCGCCGAGTGGGACGTTCGCGACACCCGCCGCGACAGACACAACGTCGGATGGAACCGGCAGTAGCCTGCTCGCGGTGACGCCCCGAACGGACCCCGTCATCGCGACGGTTTCTTCGCCAACCTCGGCCAGTCGGGTCGTCCCGCGGAACCGGCGGGCGAAGAGGAACGGAGGGATGCTCGTGAGGACGATGAGCGCGAGGGCGAACGGAATGCCGATTGGGCCGAGTCCGTACCCGACGACGAGGGCGATGAGTGTCGTCGGCCACGCCAGAAGCGGACGAACGAGGGCGAGGATGCTCACCGCGACGACGAGACGAACTGGGTCGGCAGCGACCCACGTCGCGTGCGAGATGGCCGCCGCTGGTGAGACGACGAACGCACCGACCAAGAGGACGGCCAGTGCGAGGCCAGCGGCGAGGCGTGGGCGGTTCACGGTGACTCGCCAGAGCGTCGTCTCGCAGCGACCAAACCCTTTGTGCTTCGGAGGGCTTTAGCCCGATGCGGCTCGATAGGTACCTGATTCGTGACGGAACAGACACGTGAGGAACGCGTCGAACTCGCACTCGAACTCCTCGCCCACCTCGAAGCGGACGAACTCTCGCTCGCCGAGGTGGTCGACCGCATCGAGACGGTCACGACAGACCCCACGCTCACGCGGGACATCCTCGACAAAGCAGAACTCCGCGGCATCGTCGAACGGGAAGACGGCCGAATTCGACACCAACGCGGCGGGACGTTCGTTCGGTTCGAGAGTCAGGTCGTCCAGCGTGAAGGGGACTTCGACTGTCGTCGCTGCGGTGCGTCCATCTCGACGGGACACTTCGTGCGCTTCGAGTCCGGTGAACTCGGACCCTTTGGCTCGTCGTGTATTCGGAAAGTCCTCGGGCGAGAGTAGTCGAACACTCGGGGGAATGCGACGAAAGAGAAGGAAGGCGCGTCGAGACCGGTGGTGAGAAGTGGAGTGCGTGAGAGGGCCGGATTATCGGCCGCGGCGAAGTTCTTCGATGAGTTGCTCGATGAGTTCCTGCTGGTAGCCGAGTTGCTCACTCTGTGCTTCGACGACTTCGCGGAGTGCCTCGACTTCGGCCGCGAGTTCTGTGATGTCGTCGTTCGAATCAGACGCGGGTTCGAAACCAGACCCCTCGAATCCAAGGTCGGCGGCGTCTGCGACGTTCTTCGTGGTCGTTTCGACCGTCTGGGCCTCTGGCGACGACGTACTCGTCGTGGCCGTCGCCTCGACGGTCTGTCCCTCGGCCGGTTCTGCGGATTCGTCGTCCGCGCTCCGTGTCGCGTTCGCTGGTTCGTCGGACAGTTCGCCGGGATTGGCGCTCAGGGGGTCGGGCCCCTCGCCGAAGTCGGTGTTGTCCCGGGCCTCTTCGGCCTCCCCGTCTGCTTCCTGCTGTTCTGCAATCATGAGACGGAACTCTTCGAGACTCCCCACGTCGTGGTAGGCACAGAGCGCCTTCGAGAGCTTCTCACGGACGACGCGAACCTCTTCGTTCGGAATCTTGAACCGCTCTTGACGGCCGTCGACGGTGAGTACGACTGTCGTCGCGACGCTCCCGGATTCGAACTCGAGGTCGGTCACGTCGTCGTAGTGGTACGACTCGTAGTCTTCGTCCCACACCGCGCTTCCGATGTGGCGGACGACACGACACTCGGCGACGGCGAACGTGAGTTCGCTGAACCGGAACGATTGGACCACGCGTTCGTCGTCGTCGATGACGCCGGCCGCAGAGAGGACACCTTCGACGATGGGTTGGAGTGCGTCGTCGAGGCGTTTGACCGAGAGTGCGAACGTCTGGCTGCCGTCGAGGCCGTAATCGAGTGAAATTTTCGCTTTTCGTCGTCCCGCGCTCACAGAGAGTCGCTCGGCAGCGTGTGGAAGCTCATCGACCGACTCGTCCGAGAGAAGCCCCTCGGCGCGGTACACGAGGGTCCGCGTTGGAGTCACAAACAGTTCGTCCTCGCCCCCGAGGTGGACGCGAGACACCACGTCTTCCTCACCGAGGATGGACTGGACGATCTCCGGTTGGCTCATGCGTGTGTGCACCCAGTGTCGGGTCATAAATCCGTGGGTCACAGACCCTCGTGAGTGTGCCGTGAGGGTGCTAGTTGTACGGGCGTATCGCACCCAACCGAGTGCAATGGTGACTCGCCACGGGGTCGGCCAAGATGAGAAGCTTAAATACAATCACCGAACAACGCCAAGTTGAGCCCGGGTGGCTTAGCTGGACATAGCGCCGCACTCATAGGGTTTCACAATCGGTGCGGAACGCCTTGGAAGCCTCCGCCCCTCGCGAGGTCATGCCGGCCTCGCACCTGGGACATGCGGAGATCGTGGGTTCGGAGCCCACCCCGGGCATACTTCAATTCCTTTACATGCCCAATTAAAAAGGGGAGTTACAACGCCGTCTCCTGATTTTTCACTGGAAACGACGGGGGTGTCCCTCTGATGGCTGTCACGACCAGCAGTGGTTGTGACGGCTGTATCCTCGAAGACTGGGGTGAGAGTGCGTGAGTCTCCGCGGTTCCTACTTCACAGCGCTCGCGAACGAGGATGTTGTCCCGGCCGACGACCATCTCGTCTTCGCCATCGTCCGCGATGTTCCTGAGTGGGCCGACGATCTCGTCGACCGCGCGCTCCCCCACCTTGCACCACCTGAGTCGCTGGAGCGTGCTCGGCGTCGCGTCGAGGAAGCTGCCAAGAAAGACGACGATGTGACCAACGCGGTCGCCGTCTCGTGGCACTCGACCAACTTCGAAGAACGCTTCCAGAGCCATCTTCACTCTACTGGGCCGCGTGAAGTCCTATCGAAAGTCGAGTCTGACGCCGAGGAGAAGACTGTCTGGCTCGTTTCGTGGCGTTCCGACGAGAGGTACGACCATCGACGCATCGTCGTCCGCGAACTCCGACAGCGGACGCAAGACGACCCGTGCGATGAAGGCGAACACGAATGGTGTCGTGGGTCTGCCATCGGCGCCACCGTGTGTCGTGTCTGCGGCTACGGTTCGCAGTCGATTACAGATTGGTTTGGTCAGGAGGTCCGCATCGATTACGGTCGTGATGCCACGGCTGACAGAGGTGTTCGACGATGAGCGACGACCGTTCCGGCGATATCGTCGCCGAATTCTCCGTCCTCGACGATGCCGACATCGTCACCTCAGAGGATGACGACACTGTCGCGTCTGCGGTTGAGGGTGAGTACACGCCCGACCACGTCGACAGAGACGTCCAAGACGAACGAGAGAGCGTCGAGCTCGAGATGCACGAGTACGTCGCGACCTGCCGCTACTGCCAGACGACGTTCGAAACCGAAGAGGCCGCTCTCGAGCACGAGTGGAACTGCGACCTGGAGCCGACCGGTGAGTGCCGCTTCTGTGGTGGCACGCACATCCGGAAGGACGTTCGCGAGGACCACTTCTACAGCTGTGTCGAAGCCGAGGAGCACGAGCGTCGTCAGAAACGCGGTGTTCGCGCTCGGACGATGCGCGGGCAAGACTCGAAGACATCCGTTTCGGGCCTTCGGAAGTTCCTCCTTCCGCAGCCTCACGAGTTCTCGGCGTACCTGAAGTGGGACAATTCCCTATCGACGTACTTCGGTCTCGTCTCACTCTACAAGATGCACGATTTCGAGGAGTACGGGAACCTCCGAACCGGTATCGAGTTCGGTGGCGAGGACTGGAATGTCGAGTTCGGCTACGCCGACAACCCCGGTCTTGCGACGCCAGACGATGAGACCGACCTCGGTCGCTGGGACTGGCGCCTCGACAATGTTCCCGAGTTTTTGATACGCGTTTACCCTGCCGCGTACCAGTCGTTCAAAGACGCGAAAGACGACAACCGGAAACGCGCGTACTTCCGTGTCCGGCCGCGCTGGCCCGGTATCGAATCAAAGAGCGGAAAGTCGATTCCGAACCCCCACGGCATTCTCGGCGTCGACGTTGAGACTCGTGGGAGTTACTTCGAGTTCGACCAGTACCCGAGCATTCTCTTCGAAGCGCTACGGGAGCTTCGCGAACGTCAGGACGAGTTTAATTGGAACTCGTTCACTGGGATCGACTTTCGGGCACTCCATCCCGAGAAGATCCACGAGTCGTCTAACATCACCGACGCGGAACTCTACGTGCGCGCGAAGAAGGGCGAGACCGGGAGAGTGTACGCTCTCGACGGGACGCTCCACCGCATCGCACTGATTCTCGGCGGTGAGCGGAGCGGCTACTCGAAGACTGTTCGCGACGACCGTGAGTGCGAAGGCTGGTAT is drawn from Haloferax litoreum and contains these coding sequences:
- a CDS encoding DUF5518 domain-containing protein — translated: MFEIGPSLKRLPDAWRYALVGGLLSLPFTVASYAQTRSELSLSAVLVGGFLAGYLATRQTGESTGVGVRAGLVGALPVLWMLSDMFGTIRVLPNPVWFSAVLVAIALVVAVLAFGLAALGGMVGSRLGSWVAGGPQTPAPR
- the gpmI gene encoding 2,3-bisphosphoglycerate-independent phosphoglycerate mutase; this encodes MNAALIILDGWGLGDHDRRDAIKAADTPNFDNYRDAGASGTLIVDGRRVGLPDGQMGNSEVGHLNIGAGRVVKQAYTRIGDSIEDGSFYENEAITGAYDHAEETGGRVHLMGLVSDGGVHSDQEHLHALIELAADRGVEAVTHAFMDGRDTSPTGGEGYLTDLEAVVDEQGTGQVATVSGRYYAMDRDQNWERTKRAYDAIVEREADWTAATAVEAVTDSYDRGDTDEFVEPTLVDDAPALEDGDSVIFFNFRADRARQLVRMLCDIEPEWDFETTPPEILMTTMTQYDKTFDVSVAFPPEQPEDTLGEVLAGKGMTQMRLAESEKYPHVTYFLNGGREVEFDGEIRRIVPSPDVPTYDLQPEMSAEELTDTAIDVIDSDDPDVMVLNYANPDMVGHTGDYDAAIEAVEAVDAQLGRLVESVRAHGGHVCITADHGNADDMGTEDDPHTAHTFNPVPFVYLAAENADESAGADGDAEDAEDAETDESEAADHPLSGGRTIREGGSLCDIAPTILELVEVDQPSAMTGESLLE
- a CDS encoding DUF7115 domain-containing protein, coding for MSQPEIVQSILGEEDVVSRVHLGGEDELFVTPTRTLVYRAEGLLSDESVDELPHAAERLSVSAGRRKAKISLDYGLDGSQTFALSVKRLDDALQPIVEGVLSAAGVIDDDERVVQSFRFSELTFAVAECRVVRHIGSAVWDEDYESYHYDDVTDLEFESGSVATTVVLTVDGRQERFKIPNEEVRVVREKLSKALCAYHDVGSLEEFRLMIAEQQEADGEAEEARDNTDFGEGPDPLSANPGELSDEPANATRSADDESAEPAEGQTVEATATTSTSSPEAQTVETTTKNVADAADLGFEGSGFEPASDSNDDITELAAEVEALREVVEAQSEQLGYQQELIEQLIEELRRGR
- a CDS encoding CBS domain-containing protein; this encodes MELDDVRVDAYMTTGVDTVCPETWVTDVVDQLKTGSQYGGLPVVDGDDHLLGFVGAIDILEVHGSEQVKSVMSRNPVVVRPEMTVKNAARVIFRTGHQFLPVVDDDGVLLGMFSNGDAVRSQIERTTPSKVQSTREMLERTHGISIRVTERDVAVSSLIPTQREVHGDELEGRTYELKNGLAEPLIVVSYGSETLLVDGHHRALAARRLDIERMAAHVLTVSPEEVGQLGLRRIARLGGLDSLADVEVNDYVQHPLIEKTESAR
- a CDS encoding TVP38/TMEM64 family protein, with the protein product MNRPRLAAGLALAVLLVGAFVVSPAAAISHATWVAADPVRLVVAVSILALVRPLLAWPTTLIALVVGYGLGPIGIPFALALIVLTSIPPFLFARRFRGTTRLAEVGEETVAMTGSVRGVTASRLLPVPSDVVSVAAGVANVPLGAFALGTALGELPWAVAGVVAGASVETLTTGSLQAVVRPEFVALAALAGCGLLVPPAYRRYRAGAEA
- a CDS encoding DUF7845 domain-containing protein, whose amino-acid sequence is MSDDRSGDIVAEFSVLDDADIVTSEDDDTVASAVEGEYTPDHVDRDVQDERESVELEMHEYVATCRYCQTTFETEEAALEHEWNCDLEPTGECRFCGGTHIRKDVREDHFYSCVEAEEHERRQKRGVRARTMRGQDSKTSVSGLRKFLLPQPHEFSAYLKWDNSLSTYFGLVSLYKMHDFEEYGNLRTGIEFGGEDWNVEFGYADNPGLATPDDETDLGRWDWRLDNVPEFLIRVYPAAYQSFKDAKDDNRKRAYFRVRPRWPGIESKSGKSIPNPHGILGVDVETRGSYFEFDQYPSILFEALRELRERQDEFNWNSFTGIDFRALHPEKIHESSNITDAELYVRAKKGETGRVYALDGTLHRIALILGGERSGYSKTVRDDRECEGWYHTSTVCAMRAAEVVGGHELPKEFKHYHVKNPDAVAGTPLENPKIGVSYQNSLYDDTFRFKDVDRLHKELDEALLNVLNWSDLPVTPDHQKFVKDDYFKVEGEARMAKVVDDPLPRIAQQQDDEIRKFAVAGNMVETDIDVVDELVTDGGDLSPADIAERIGKDIDTVYKSLKRLGDLVIHEYAHVELASKHIANGIVEHIESARRTVEATLEEAAGDIIRADTYGTSDDPWSHWLRNWVRNRTDGDDTERLEMAPQKSRSEIKRLVRSGVNAWSMVTGRHQSEFANEFEVVATDLETSRRHRFDRVYLLQMFGKNIVKTTR
- a CDS encoding ArsR/SmtB family transcription factor, producing MDSAVLLDLLGNENRRRILRLLSQKPCYVTEISEYLGVSPKAVIDHLRKLEDAGLIESRTDDQRRKYFHISRNLRLEVNVSPYGFGAKSAYPPSPSLDMAGRCPHVTLDVENTETNDVVDLARELGKLQELDNELSLAQRWVQGRLTDVLDRINERLGVDADSRFYAEILASLANGADTVRDVAKDVNADPGMVDAALQRLAEGGLVVYNGDGWEIN
- a CDS encoding DUF1405 domain-containing protein: MRLRDFDLDEAVDEWVEYYLGNGPSLVVFLALNASAFLVGVSFYVHSDPSLADIPTFLYPLFGDSPAALALMTLSAATLLPNLGRRVADAPVNRPLAYLHTLAFVWLVKYGIWTAVALNLRPDLYVGFSGAALWDYWGIMLTHLGFLVAAYLVPRYGATTKGALGFALALALVNDVFDYGFGYYPPLKYEAGVLLAVITVGLSFFAVFLADRAFERLPPSAS
- a CDS encoding DUF5830 family protein, which produces MTEQTREERVELALELLAHLEADELSLAEVVDRIETVTTDPTLTRDILDKAELRGIVEREDGRIRHQRGGTFVRFESQVVQREGDFDCRRCGASISTGHFVRFESGELGPFGSSCIRKVLGRE